In Henningerozyma blattae CBS 6284 chromosome 7, complete genome, a single genomic region encodes these proteins:
- the DPC29 gene encoding post-initiation translation factor DPC29 (similar to Saccharomyces cerevisiae YGR021W; ancestral locus Anc_4.158), translating into MLVRAIRSSLKQRGFHSAHGVVWSGHNKWSTIKHDKAKNDANRNKIINKCANQIALSIKLGGGSTDPALNMRLNAAITSALKNNVTKRVIENAIKKGSGASGDSGNNLESCTYEIMGPGGVAMVVEAATDNKNRTIGFVRSLTNKANASMSPTLYMFDARGRIVVEPPAHLLGNDEGVLESILELDDIVDVNKNEEDEETSKDDTTTSSEDNAPEKYTVITEPTDTNTVSSNLQKLGFNLQDVRIVQVAQEATQIDPSEETFEKIKRFVDQLQDIDEITDIYTNIRGCPFSP; encoded by the coding sequence ATGTTGGTACGTGCAATTAGATCTTCTTTAAAACAACGTGGATTCCATTCCGCGCATGGTGTCGTTTGGTCAGGCCATAATAAATGGAGCACTATTAAACACGATAAAGCCAAGAATGATGCCAATAGAAAcaaaatcattaataaatgtGCAAATCAAATAGCATTGAGTATCAAATTAGGTGGTGGTAGCACAGACCCTGCATTGAACATGAGACTAAACGCAGCAATCACCTCtgctttgaaaaataatgttaCCAAGAGAGTAATCGAAAATGCTATTAAGAAAGGGTCTGGCGCAAGTGGTGATTCTGGTAACAACTTAGAAAGTTGTACCTATGAAATAATGGGTCCTGGTGGTGTAGCCATGGTTGTTGAAGCCGCTACTGATAACAAGAATCGAACAATTGGATTTGTTCGATCTCTAACAAATAAAGCAAATGCCTCGATGTCCCCAACTTTGTACATGTTTGATGCTAGAGGTAGAATAGTTGTGGAACCTCCTGCTCATTTATTGGGGAACGATGAAGGTGTATTGGAAAGTATCTTGGAATTAGACGATATTGTCGATGTCAACAAGAATGAAGAAGACGAAGAAACTTCAAAAGATGATACAACGACATCATCGGAGGATAATGCCCCAGAAAAGTACACTGTGATTACAGAACCCACAGATACCAACACAGTTAGTTCGAACCTTCAAAAACTTGGGTTCAATCTTCAAGACGTCCGAATCGTTCAAGTAGCTCAAGAAGCAACACAGATAGATCCTTCTGAAGAAACATTCGAGAAAATCAAACGATTTGTTGACCAACTGCAAGATATCGACGAGATCACAGACATATACACTAACATCCGCGGCTGTCCGTTTTCTCCATGA
- the VMA7 gene encoding H(+)-transporting V1 sector ATPase subunit F (similar to Saccharomyces cerevisiae VMA7 (YGR020C); ancestral locus Anc_4.157) produces MAEKRNLIAVIADEDTTTGLLLAGIGQITPETQEKNFFVYHEGKSSKEEILKAFQDFTETRDDIAILLINQHIAEHIRNSVDNYTNAFPAILEIPSKDHPYDPEKDSVLKRVRRLFGE; encoded by the coding sequence ATGGcagaaaaaagaaacctAATAGCAGTAATTGCAGATGAAGATACTACTACCGGGTTATTGTTAGCAGGGATAGGTCAAATTACACCAGAAacacaagaaaaaaacttCTTCGTATATCATGAAGGAAAGAGCtctaaagaagaaatcTTAAAGGCTTTCCAAGACTTCACTGAAACAAGAGATGATATCGCTATTCTATTGATCAATCAACACATTGCGGAACATATTAGAAATTCAGTTGATAATTATACAAATGCTTTCCCTGCCATCTTAGAAATCCCATCCAAAGATCATCCTTATGATCCAGAAAAGGATAGTGTTTTGAAAAGAGTTAGAAGGTTATTTGGGGAATGA
- the TBLA0G00610 gene encoding alkene reductase, translating into MSFIKEFKPIALEDTKLFKPIKVSDTNLSHRVVLPPLTRMRASFPGNVPNEEWAPEYYDQRSKRPGSMIITEGTFISPQAAVYDNAQGVWSDKQIAVWKKIFKRVRNNKSYIWPQLWALGRQADAVALKRDGLRFDSPSGIDFGGKYGELYKKYGLSQHILTKEEIKQYVEEFSTAAKKIIDAGADGIEIHAANGFLLNPFLDPISNKRTNEYGGSIENRSRFTLEVVDAVIAAVGHTKVGIRFSAFGTHGTMSGGSEPLIIAQYSHVIGELEKRAKEGNGVVYIHLMEPRVTNPFLLEGEGEYLDDTNDFAYSIWTGIIIRAGNLALHPEISRELSKDERTLLAFVRLYISNPDLPDRLEKGLPLNKYNRETFYHMGAEGYIEYLRYNQAIKIGYNKE; encoded by the coding sequence ATGTCTTTTATTAAAGAGTTTAAACCAATTGCCTTAGAAGATACAAAACTATTTAAGCCTATTAAAGTTAGCGACACTAATTTGTCTCATAGAGTAGTTCTTCCTCCACTAACTAGAATGAGAGCAAGTTTTCCAGGAAATGTTCCAAATGAAGAATGGGCACCAGAGTATTATGATCAACGTTCTAAAAGGCCAGGTAGTATGATAATTACTGAAGGCACTTTCATTAGCCCCCAAGCAGCAGTCTATGATAATGCACAAGGGGTATGGTCAGATAAACAAATTGCTGTGTggaaaaagatatttaaaagagtCCGTAATAACAAATCATATATTTGGCCCCAATTATGGGCGTTAGGTAGGCAGGCAGATGCCGTGGCTTTGAAAAGAGATGGATTAAGATTTGACTCACCTTCAGGAATAGATTTTGGCGGTAAGTATGGCGAGttatacaaaaaatatggACTCAGTCAACATATATTAACCAAAGAGGAGATTAAACAATACGTAGAAGAATTTTCAACTGCtgctaaaaaaattattgatgcAGGTGCAGATGGGATTGAAATACATGCAGCCAAtggatttttattaaatccGTTCCTTGATCCAATATCAAATAAGAGAACAAATGAATATGGTggatcaattgaaaataggTCAAGATTTACTTTAGAGGTAGTAGATGCTGTGATAGCAGCTGTTGGGCATACAAAGGTTGGTATAAGATTTTCAGCATTTGGTACTCATGGAACTATGTCTGGTGGTAGTGAACCATTAATTATTGCCCAATACTCACATGTAATAggtgaattagaaaaaagaGCTAAAGAAGGTAATGGTGTTGTATATATCCATTTAATGGAGCCCCGTGTGACGAACCCATTCTTATTGGAAGGTGAAGGTGAATATTTGGATGATACAAATGATTTTGCATATTCCATTTGGACAGGAATTATCATCAGAGCTGGTAATTTGGCACTACATCCAGAAATATCTAGAGAATTGAGTAAAGATGAAAGAACCTTATTAGCTTTTGTTAGACTTTATATCTCCAACCCTGATTTACCGGATAGGTTAGAGAAAGGTCTGCCTTTGAACAAATATAACAGAGAAACATTCTATCATATGGGTGCAGAGGGATATATAGAATATCTCAGATATAACCAAGCTATTAAAATAGGTTATAACAAGGAGTAA
- the TBLA0G00600 gene encoding uncharacterized protein (similar to Saccharomyces cerevisiae MTL1 (YGR023W) and MID2 (YLR332W); ancestral locus Anc_4.159): protein MLRIWAIFLLLARLTFAQDVIVIQQDNNNTATIANIQPIADTTTTTIRTFSAVIATASLTSIGNDDDAVSTTQDPTSIEQDTTTFIAGVDTSTDEDTTTSQTSIQETSPTDVVPLETSTSTPIILPIITSSTPISQDFTEATPTSIIIITPLSSSTESTTTPYQPTSMLTVPPAPPSTTTTTITPTSSSSTSTSTSSTSTSTSSIDTLQTNELPETSSVEPLNTFPATEPTTTTTLETTSTSSSTTSTEPTTTSSSTQEPFISSDFFPLEPISSTEIAPIISSYQDIETTSSIPIPEESSTTSTTSSIETTTQMLPTTTSEEIYIPSSSIQFVPTSSTVIEPLVQSSIETFVSSSTLPTSSQIIYIPPSTTSSEILESSSEFIMVPNTVTQTSIPISSITISTSATSTIQPTTNNLIEPSSTTIIISSPPPRTTSTLEPSSSTTIMVSSSIRISSSSVFSSSSSSVFSSSSFDDFSSSSSYDDFSSSSSYDDFSSSSSFDDFSSSSYFNSSSTSSNPTTMYSITPSTKVDNLHLTVTSVIHGQTVVADQYTTITLSSKETSTVTPKSTQKKKGTLSKKNRNIVIGCCVGIGLPLIILTIFLINIFCLRSRKTDFIDSDGKIVTAYSDTNVVKGWKELIGKKSEPTFQTEKILDDGNESTNSIMDDSSKDITNPSRNIFNDPYTNQYSNPNGNNSNIDLSETLQFYPKEYNTDKLDISGYINSRGSFVSVYDTTNSSNDYSNDYTNSNTHSSSQTNSHSGISSSSPGSRDYYYDSNNSIYNDSIDLENYEPTRKLSITNR, encoded by the coding sequence ATGCTACGTATATGGgctatatttttattactgGCAAGATTGACTTTTGCTCAAGATGTTATCGTGATACAacaagataataataatacagcTACGATTGCTAATATCCAGCCTATTGCAGATACCACTACTACCACAATTAGAACATTCTCTGCTGTCATTGCTACAGCTTCTTTAACTTCGATAGgaaatgatgatgatgccGTATCTACTACGCAAGATCCCACATCTATTGAGCAGGATACGACCACATTTATAGCGGGAGTCGATACTTCGACCGATGAAGACACTACCACTTCCCAAACAAGCATTCAAGAAACAAGTCCAACGGACGTGGTACCGTTAGAAACTTCAACATCTACCCCAATAATCTTACCCATAATAACATCTTCAACTCCTATTTCTCAAGATTTTACTGAAGCTACACCTAcaagtataataataattactCCACTCTCATCTAGTACCGAATCTACTACGACTCCATATCAACCAACATCGATGCTTACAGTTCCACCTGCTCCACCTTCAACTACAACCACAACTATTACACCTACTTCTTCTAGTAGTACGTCTACAAGTACATCAAGTACAAGTACAAGTACTTCAAGCATCGATACATTACAAACAAACGAACTCCCAGAAACATCTTCTGTTGAGCCATTGAATACATTTCCTGCTACTGAGCCAACAACTACAACAACACTAGAAACTACATCCACCTCAAGCTCCACCACTTCAACCGAACCAACAACAACTTCTTCGTCGACTCAAGAGCCTTTTATATCAAGTGATTTTTTCCCATTAGAACCAATTTCTTCTACAGAAATTGCTCcaattatttcttcttatCAAGATATCGAAACAACATCAAGTATACCAATTCCTGAAGAGTCCTCTACAACTTCTACAACTTCAAGTATCGAAACTACTACACAAATGCTACCAACAACAACATCAGAGGAGATTTATATTCCATCTAGTTCGATTCAATTTGTTCCAACTAGTTCTACTGTTATTGAGCCTTTAGTCCAATCTTCCATCGAAACTTTCGTAAGTTCTTCAACGTTACCAACATCTTcacaaattatttatatccCACCAAGTACAACAAGTTCTGAAATACTTGAAAGTTCTTCTGAATTTATAATGGTTCCTAACACCGTGACCCAAACTTCCATTCcaatttcatcaattacTATTTCAACAAGTGCTACTAGTACTATCCAACCAACAACAAATAACTTAATTGAACCTTcttcaacaacaataattattagtagTCCACCACCAAGAACTACAAGTACTTTAGAGCCATCTTCATCAACAACTATCATGGTCTCCTCTTCTATTAgaatatcatcttcatccgttttttcatcatcatcttcatccgttttttcatcatcatcctttgatgatttttcgtcatcatcatccTATGATGATTTttcgtcatcatcatccTATGATGATTTttcgtcatcatcatcttttgATGATTTCTCCTCTTCTTCCTAtttcaattcatcatctaCTTCATCAAACCCTACCACAATGTATTCAATTACACCTTCTACAAAAGTAGATAATTTACATCTTACTGTAACAAGTGTCATTCATGGACAAACAGTAGTTGCTGATCAATATACGACAATAACATTATCATCAAAAGAAACTTCCACCGTGACTCCAAAGAGTActcaaaaaaagaaaggtACTctatccaaaaaaaatagaaatattgttattggCTGCTGTGTAGGTATTGGTTTgccattaataattcttaccatctttttaattaatatcttcTGTTTACGTTCAAGGAAGACAGATTTTATTGATTCTGATGGTAAAATTGTTACAGCTTATTCAGATACAAATGTTGTTAAAGGTtggaaagaattaattggtAAAAAATCCGAACCTACTTTCCAGACTGAAAAGATTCTAGATGATGGGAATGAATCAACTAATTCGATTATGGATGATTCAAGCAAAGATATTACTAATCCAAGTAGAAACATTTTCAATGATCCCTATACTAACCAATATAGTAACCCGaatggtaataattctaatattgaTCTTTCAGAAACTTTGCAATTCTATccaaaagaatataatacTGATAAATTAGATATATCTGGTTACATCAACTCAAGGGGTAGTTTTGTGTCAGTTTATGATACTACCAATTCATCTAATGACTATTCAAATGATTACACAAATTCCAATACGCATTCGAGTTCTCAAACGAACTCCCACTCAGGAatctcatcatcatctcCTGGCTCAagagattattattatgattcaaataattcaatttataatgattcaattgatttagaGAACTATGAACCAACAAGAAAATTAAGTATTACAAATCGTTGA
- the OCA5 gene encoding Oca5p (similar to Saccharomyces cerevisiae YHL029C; ancestral locus Anc_4.19), whose translation MSTAAHLKHIKQHHRNRELLDLVVDLINVNDHNTLAYLARTTGIPPQLRHIVWPILLKYHPMCISPNVIPNTLFWDNNAHCYMPKKSNLTNIQNNTSSSSSVKSNNQNRTANGINDEKSLEDLIMKDLRKYFHIRKIHPKEEPITNTISNDSTKPSQTSSSVYTTVISPVDEKVLNLLLDAILSFLNKWSRICRYECGLSWIAIGLAEWFSLSPILINNSPMILTASKRAHRPSFSSESSSSSSTSNISPSIENQTSQFLTPLYNEYPLPESLKSKLKPILSSNPLFSFNDMFERLVLVIFHCPDLEIAQSGFLSSSSSLSTSGINNYFPIISGGDTSFQQQLFFKVFSSMLPELYQPLSEETSLQHSGSRNWIYWWMKCSGAKVLHKQDRARIWDLLLGWRPYPNMTSINFFLNYNSKKFDQLYNKNPKIEINEDLFSNEYFHNDTFWFPDLNTIPLGSKNFESDYNVFQEIVRRNKCDATNDSLIKKEISDINVDIQVEKPEIPFSLLDPHVQLIFIYVAMFQHFEFKLLEFEDTEITEFLNNVPIITKADNISFKSMTDTESISDQSNVESTSTTTTSPSSPSLSQSPSNGYAATSNNNHMLIELGNDGKSSHSFNDILNMAGDIWRKWMWKELQDTSESQN comes from the coding sequence ATGTCTACTGCTGCACATCTGAAACATATCAAACAACACCATCGTAATCGAGAACTATTAGACTTGGTAGTTGATTTGATAAATGTTAATGACCACAATACTTTAGCTTACCTGGCTAGAACTACGGGGATACCTCCTCAGTTAAGACATATAGTTTGGCcgatattattgaaatatcacCCAATGTGCATATCTCCAAATGTTATACCTAACACATTATTCTGGGATAATAATGCTCATTGTTATATGCcaaaaaaatctaatttGACAAACATCCAAAATAATACctcatcgtcatcatcagttaaatcaaataacCAAAACAGAACTGCTAATGGtataaatgatgaaaaatcttTAGAAGATCTTATTATGAAGGATTTAAGAAAATACTTtcatattagaaaaattcatcCTAAGGAAGAACCAATCACCAACACTATTAGCAATGATTCCACTAAACCTTCTCAAACGTCTTCATCAGTTTATACTACTGTAATTAGTCCTGTGGAtgaaaaagttttaaatttattattagatgctATTTTGAGCTTTTTAAATAAGTGGTCAAGGATCTGCAGATATGAATGTGGGTTATCCTGGATTGCAATCGGTTTAGCAGAATGGTTTTCATTATCCCCAATTCTCATTAACAATAGTCCTATGATTTTAACTGCGTCTAAAAGAGCTCATCGTCCATCATTTTCGTCTGAATCATCTTCATCGAGTTCTACTTCTAATATATCCCCTTCCATTGAGAATCAAACTTCTCAATTCTTAACTCCGTTATACAATGAATATCCTTTACCAGAATCATTAAagtcaaaattaaaaccaATTCTATCATCTAatccattattttcatttaatgatatgTTTGAAAGATTAGTTTTAGTTATTTTCCATTGTCCAGATCTAGAAATAGCTCAAAGTGgatttttatcatcatcatcatcattatcaacatcaggtattaataattatttccCTATTATCTCAGGAGGTGACACTTCGTTTCAGCAAcagttattttttaaagtatTCTCCTCTATGCTACCTGAGCTATATCAACCTTTAAGTGAAGAAACGTCGCTACAACATTCTGGTTCTAGGAATTGGATTTATTGGTGGATGAAATGTTCTGGTGCAAAAGTTTTACATAAACAAGATCGTGCACGTATTTGGGATCTGCTATTAGGGTGGAGACCTTATCCCAATATGACttcaatcaattttttcttaaattataatagtaaaaaatttgatcaattatataataaaaatccgaaaattgaaataaatgaagacttattttcaaatgaatatttCCATAATGATACATTCTGGTTCCCTGATCTTAATACAATCCCTCTTGGATCGAAGAACTTCGAGTCAGATTATAACGTTTTCCAAGAGATAGTTAGGAGAAATAAATGCGATGCTACAAATGACTCacttataaaaaaagagattTCAGACATTAATGTAGATATACAAGTGGAAAAACCTGAAATACCGTTTTCTTTGTTAGATCCACATgttcaattgatttttatttatgtGGCTATGTTTCAACATTTTGAGTTTAAActattagaatttgaagataCCGAAATTactgaatttttaaataatgttccaataataacaaaggctgataatattagtttCAAAAGTATGACAGATACAGAATCTATATCTGATCAATCTAACGTCGAAAGTACttctactactactacaTCGCCATCATCACCATCACTTTCTCAATCTCCTTCAAATGGATATGCTGCAACgtctaataataatcatatgCTGATAGAGTTAGGGAATGATGGAAAATCATCTCATTcctttaatgatattttaaatatggCAGGCGATATATGGAGAAAATGGATGTGGAAAGAATTACAAGATACATCTGAAAGTCAAAAttga
- the CHS5 gene encoding Chs5p (similar to Saccharomyces cerevisiae CHS5 (YLR330W); ancestral locus Anc_4.156) yields MSQIDVVMTVGKLDASLALLTTQDHHVIEFPTMLLPETVKAGSIVKMTVAQDTEEENKQRTSFKLLQNVILEKYGTEKPKNPLLKIINITQTSCVLQWDTISLGSARFKSLILYKQGIRAMVIPNPFKVTSTKISGLSVDKPYDFQLKLSTTSGDFWSEKVKVHTHKMTDMSGITVCLGPLDPLKKITRNQIATSLRKIGAKQLQDHVSIDTTHFITNDGDDNDNQELIRAKHSNIPIVSPQWIRACEVEKKIIGVRGFYLDADKSILKGYAFPEDTKASISEDQFNNSKSLEKPEEDANAEAEVDNNTSDGLTNESSNVNTTTEPKEKEDDEIGEPKGSSEAPIEILEKKEDDSQLEKDNEKVNTPVDAPIDSIVEDTPSTDNDRGTFEKDSPDSEALDNVEILDAVDGSVENIDPINEELSSEKKKLEEENVLQEQDEKEKEDENDEFGEPVQAPIDTKDSLEDVPVDNEINQNQSLSENPAESSNEVPIEKVVESEEPTESPIEAAQVKTNETSDSQTETQLNETISEPVEINEPSESQTETQLNETIGEPVEINEPSEPQTEATISESIEEQINPTEQQTDVTIGTLADSKIEEPSETKDENDSNLSETPIQKHLEQLKNEDDLINIIEDEESKAGTPDEIIEPKDSIISRKEDELENPLHSHNQVAKSSTSLALEESPAVSTIQEDEGTIEENDMPADMSSLPTEQDISPDLDESIKVEDVSEDVSEDAVQDGTDEGSDDADAGENESLESSNPTATTKTQTNNKKNKNKKKKKGKKRK; encoded by the coding sequence ATGTCTCAAATTGATGTCGTAATGACTGTGGGGAAATTAGACGCCTCTTTGGCTCTATTAACCACCCAAGATCACCACGTCATTGAATTTCCAACGATGTTGTTACCTGAAACTGTCAAGGCTGGTTCAATTGTGAAGATGACTGTGGCACAAGACACAGAAGAGGAGAACAAACAACGTACTAGTTTCAAATTGCTACAAAATGTCATTCTCGAGAAATATGGGACagaaaaaccaaaaaatccccttttaaaaattataaacatCACTCAAACTAGTTGTGTATTACAATGGGATACAATATCTTTAGGATCTGCTCGTTTCAAATCcttaattctttataaaCAAGGCATTAGAGCTATGGTTATTCCAAATCCTTTCAAAGTTACGTCCACTAAAATATCTGGCCTTTCTGTAGACAAACCTTATGACTTTCAATTGAAACTTTCTACTACTTCTGGAGATTTTTGGTCGGAAAAAGTTAAAGTCCATACACATAAGATGACAGATATGTCCGGTATCACTGTTTGCTTAGGCCCATTAGATCcgttaaaaaaaattacaagaaatcAAATTGCTACATCTTTGAGAAAAATTGGTGCCAAACAATTACAAGATCATGTTAGCATTGACACCACTCATTTCATTACCAATGATGGggatgataatgataaccAAGAATTAATAAGAGCTAAGCATAGTAATATCCCAATTGTCTCTCCTCAATGGATTAGAGCCTGTGAAGtggagaaaaaaattattggtgTCAGAGGGTTTTATTTAGATGCTGATAAATCTATATTAAAGGGATATGCATTCCCAGAAGATACCAAAGCAAGTATAAGTGAAGATcagtttaataattctaaatccCTTGAAAAACCTGAAGAAGATGCTAATGCAGAAGCAGAAgttgataataatactagTGATGGTTTAACTAATGAAAGTTCAAATGTTAATACTACAACAGAgccaaaagaaaaagaggATGATGAAATTGGAGAACCAAAAGGTTCTTCTGAAGCTCCAATTGAAATCTTAGAAAAGAAGGAAGATGATTCTCAATTGGAAAAGgataatgaaaaagttAATACTCCTGTAGATGCTCCAATCGATTCAATCGTTGAAGATACCCCATCTACGGACAATGACCGTGGAACTTTTGAAAAGGATAGCCCTGATTCAGAAGCTCTTGACAATGTAGAAATTTTAGATGCAGTTGACGGATCTGTAGAAAACATTGATCcaattaatgaagaattatcttcggaaaagaaaaaattagaagaagaaaatgtATTACAAGAACAGGatgaaaaggaaaaagaagACGAAAACGACGAATTTGGCGAACCTGTTCAAGCCCCAATAGATACTAAAGATTCCCTGGAGGATGTTCCAgttgataatgaaataaatcaaaatcaatcACTTAGCGAAAATCCAGCTGAAAGTTCCAATGAAGTaccaattgaaaaagtaGTCGAATCCGAAGAACCAACTGAATCTCCAATTGAAGCAGCTCAAGTTAAAACAAACGAAACATCAGATAGTCAAACCGAAACTCAACTTAATGAAACCATTAGCGAACCAGTTGAAATAAACGAACCATCAGAAAGTCAAACCGAAACTCAACTTAATGAAACCATTGGCGAACCAGTTGAAATAAACGAACCATCCGAACCACAAACTGAAGCTACAATTTCTGAATCAATTGAAGAACAAATTAACCCAACCGAACAACAAACTGATGTTACCATTGGTACTCTAGCAGATTCTAAGATTGAAGAGCCAAGCGAAactaaagatgaaaatgacAGTAATCTTTCTGAAACTCCAATCCAAAAACATTTAGAACAATTAAAgaatgaagatgatttgattaatattatagaaGACgaagaatctaaagctGGTACTCCTGATGAAATAATCGAACCAAAAGATTCCATAATTTCTCGAAAAGAAGACGAATTGGAAAATCCGCTTCACTCCCATAACCAAGTAGCCAAATCATCCACATCGTTAGCATTAGAAGAATCTCCAGCCGTTTCTACCATTCAAGAGGACGAAGGCactattgaagaaaatgatatgcCAGCAGATATGTCTTCTCTACCTACTGAACAAGATATAAGTCCAGATCTAGATGAATCTATCAAAGTCGAAGATGTTAGTGAAGATGTAAGTGAGGATGCTGTCCAAGATGGTACCGATGAAGGATCTGATGATGCTGATGCTGGAGAAAATGAAAGTCTAGAATCCTCAAACCCAACCGCTACTACCAAAACCCAAaccaataataagaaaaataaaaacaaaaagaagaagaagggTAAGAAGAGAAAATAG